In Streptomyces sp. NBC_01408, one DNA window encodes the following:
- a CDS encoding LCP family protein — translation MNDWPEGWTGDRGERGRRDDGYGHGSAQAQPEGAQRMRHVQRQTPQPPQPPQRRPGQPAVPPPGRPPAGPPAYGVPPQQTPGHDTYGGYDSGYNTGQVYGAPAGGAPGGPGGPGGPGGPGGAPVPVRIVVDWRKRIKVGSIVLVSALLVTTVSTYFWADSKVRREVDLSKVIERPKEGDCTTYLIVGSDSREGLSAEDKKKLHTGSADGKRTDSMMILAKCSSGNTMISLPRDSDVEIPSFVGSQSGKKFAAEGRRVKLNAAYAEDGPELLVRTVEHNTGLRIDHYAEIGFAGFANIVDALGGVELNIEEGFKDEKSGADFKAGKQTLNGEQSLAFVRTRYAFAESDLQRTKNQQKFLSALASQAATPATVMNPFALYPTLGAGLDTLIVDKDMGLWDMGQMFFAMKGVNGGDGVSLNMPISGQRGGNLVWDKAKVKELVTQIQNDEKVTVRGN, via the coding sequence ATGAATGACTGGCCAGAGGGGTGGACCGGCGACCGCGGCGAGCGCGGCCGGCGCGACGACGGATACGGGCACGGCAGCGCGCAGGCGCAGCCCGAGGGCGCGCAGCGGATGCGGCACGTCCAGCGGCAGACGCCGCAGCCGCCGCAGCCCCCGCAGCGGCGTCCCGGGCAGCCGGCGGTCCCGCCGCCCGGCCGGCCCCCGGCGGGCCCGCCCGCGTACGGGGTGCCCCCGCAGCAGACGCCGGGCCACGACACGTACGGCGGCTACGACAGCGGCTACAACACCGGCCAGGTCTACGGCGCGCCCGCGGGCGGCGCTCCGGGCGGACCCGGCGGGCCGGGCGGACCGGGCGGACCGGGCGGCGCCCCCGTCCCCGTCCGGATCGTTGTCGACTGGCGCAAGCGGATCAAGGTCGGCTCGATCGTCCTGGTCTCCGCGCTGCTGGTGACCACGGTCTCCACCTACTTCTGGGCCGACTCCAAGGTGCGCCGCGAGGTGGACCTGTCCAAGGTCATCGAGCGCCCCAAGGAGGGCGACTGCACGACGTACCTGATCGTGGGCTCCGACAGCCGCGAGGGCCTGTCCGCCGAGGACAAGAAGAAGCTCCACACGGGCTCGGCCGACGGCAAGCGGACCGACTCGATGATGATCCTCGCGAAGTGCTCCAGCGGGAACACGATGATCTCGCTGCCGCGCGACTCGGACGTGGAGATCCCGTCCTTCGTCGGCTCCCAGTCCGGCAAGAAGTTCGCCGCCGAGGGGCGCCGCGTCAAGCTCAACGCGGCGTACGCGGAGGACGGTCCCGAGCTGCTGGTGCGCACGGTGGAGCACAACACGGGTCTGCGCATCGACCACTACGCGGAGATCGGCTTCGCCGGCTTCGCGAACATCGTGGACGCGCTCGGCGGCGTGGAGCTGAACATCGAGGAGGGGTTCAAGGACGAGAAGTCGGGCGCCGACTTCAAGGCCGGCAAGCAGACGCTGAACGGCGAGCAGTCCCTGGCCTTCGTACGCACCCGCTACGCCTTCGCGGAGTCGGACCTCCAGCGGACCAAGAACCAGCAGAAGTTCCTGTCGGCCCTCGCGAGCCAGGCGGCCACCCCGGCCACGGTCATGAACCCGTTCGCCCTGTACCCGACGCTGGGCGCGGGTCTGGACACCCTCATCGTGGACAAGGACATGGGCCTGTGGGACATGGGCCAGATGTTCTTCGCGATGAAGGGCGTCAACGGCGGTGACGGCGTGTCGCTGAACATGCCGATCTCCGGCCAGCGCGGCGGCAACCTGGTCTGGGACAAGGCCAAGGTGAAGGAACTGGTGACGCAGATCCAGAACGACGAGAAGGTCACCGTCCGCGGGAACTGA
- a CDS encoding glycosyltransferase family 2 protein, with translation MPAQQPAVSVIMPVLDEEHYLRDSVRHILEQEYAGEMEVVIALGPSTDRTDEIAAELVAEDPRVHTVPNPTGRTPAALNAAIKASHHPIVVRVDGHGMLSPNYIATAVRLLEETGAQNVGGIMHAEGQNAWEKAVAAAMTSRIGVGNAPFHTGGQAGPAETVYLGVFRREALEQQGGYNEEFIRAQDWELNFRIREAGGLIWFSPELKVQYRPRRSVRALAKQYKDYGRWRHVVARYHAGSINVRYLAPPTLVSALAAAAVVGVAVTPWGFALPAAYFAAITAGSVPAGKGLPLKARAQIPVALATMHLCWGFGFLTSPRALANKVIASRRPAVHSDASQV, from the coding sequence ATGCCCGCCCAGCAGCCCGCAGTCTCGGTGATCATGCCGGTGCTCGACGAGGAGCACTACCTCCGCGATTCCGTCCGCCACATCCTGGAACAGGAGTACGCGGGCGAGATGGAGGTGGTGATCGCGCTGGGGCCGTCCACGGACCGCACCGACGAGATCGCCGCCGAACTCGTCGCCGAGGATCCCCGAGTCCACACCGTCCCGAACCCCACCGGCCGGACCCCGGCGGCCCTCAACGCCGCCATCAAGGCCTCGCATCACCCGATCGTGGTACGCGTAGACGGCCACGGCATGCTCTCGCCGAACTACATCGCCACCGCCGTCCGCCTCCTGGAGGAGACGGGCGCGCAGAACGTCGGCGGCATCATGCACGCCGAGGGCCAGAACGCCTGGGAAAAGGCCGTCGCGGCCGCGATGACCTCCAGGATCGGCGTCGGCAACGCGCCCTTCCACACCGGAGGCCAGGCGGGACCCGCCGAAACCGTCTACCTGGGCGTCTTCCGCCGTGAGGCGCTGGAGCAGCAGGGCGGCTACAACGAGGAGTTCATCCGCGCCCAGGACTGGGAGCTGAACTTCCGCATCCGTGAGGCCGGCGGGCTGATCTGGTTCTCGCCGGAGCTGAAGGTCCAGTACCGCCCCCGGCGCTCCGTGCGGGCCCTGGCCAAGCAGTACAAGGACTACGGCCGGTGGCGGCACGTGGTGGCCCGCTACCACGCGGGCTCCATCAACGTGCGGTACCTGGCCCCGCCGACCCTCGTGTCCGCGCTCGCGGCCGCTGCGGTCGTCGGCGTGGCCGTCACCCCGTGGGGCTTCGCCCTCCCGGCCGCCTACTTCGCGGCGATCACCGCGGGTTCCGTACCGGCGGGCAAGGGCCTCCCGCTGAAGGCGCGGGCGCAGATTCCCGTCGCCCTCGCGACCATGCACCTGTGCTGGGGCTTCGGCTTCCTGACCAGCCCGCGCGCACTCGCGAACAAGGTCATCGCGAGCCGCCGCCCGGCGGTGCACAGCGACGCCTCGCAGGTCTGA
- a CDS encoding NDP-sugar synthase, which translates to MTEAILLVGGQGTRLRPVTVNTPKPMVPTAGVPFLAHQIARAAAAGVTHIVMATCYLAEVFEPYFGDGSDFGLTLEYVVEDEPLGTGGAIRNAAQLLTGGPDSSVLVFNGDILTGLDIAGLVESHRAADADVSLHLVQVEDPRAFGLVPTDSEGRVLAFTEKPQTPEEIITDQINAGCYVFRRSVIDSIPAGRPVSVERETFPGLLASGARLHGVTENTYWMDLGKPESIIQASADLVRGVVPSPAVPGRRGESLVLPGAEVAAGAKLSGGTVVGAGARIEAGAVVQGSIVLADAVIGPDAQVNASLIGARAEVGARTVLDGTVVGDGAVVGADNELRTGARVWCETQLPAAAIRFSSDS; encoded by the coding sequence ATGACGGAAGCGATCCTGCTGGTCGGCGGACAGGGGACGCGTCTGCGGCCCGTGACGGTGAACACCCCCAAGCCGATGGTTCCCACAGCTGGTGTCCCCTTCCTCGCCCACCAGATAGCCAGGGCCGCCGCCGCCGGTGTCACGCACATCGTGATGGCCACCTGCTACCTCGCCGAGGTCTTCGAGCCCTACTTCGGCGACGGATCCGACTTCGGCCTCACCCTCGAGTACGTGGTCGAGGACGAGCCCCTGGGCACCGGCGGCGCCATCCGCAACGCCGCGCAGCTCCTCACCGGCGGCCCGGACTCCTCCGTCCTCGTCTTCAACGGCGACATCCTCACGGGCCTGGACATCGCCGGCCTGGTCGAGTCCCACCGGGCGGCCGACGCCGACGTCTCCCTGCACCTGGTGCAGGTCGAGGACCCGCGCGCCTTCGGCCTGGTCCCCACCGACTCCGAGGGGCGGGTGCTGGCCTTCACCGAGAAGCCGCAGACCCCCGAGGAGATCATCACCGACCAGATCAACGCCGGCTGCTACGTCTTCCGCCGCAGCGTGATCGACTCCATCCCGGCCGGCCGCCCCGTCTCCGTCGAGCGTGAGACCTTCCCCGGCCTGCTCGCCTCCGGCGCCCGGCTGCACGGCGTCACCGAGAACACGTACTGGATGGACCTCGGCAAGCCGGAGTCCATCATCCAGGCCTCCGCCGACCTGGTCCGCGGCGTCGTCCCCTCCCCGGCCGTCCCCGGACGCCGCGGCGAGTCCCTGGTGCTGCCCGGCGCCGAAGTGGCCGCCGGAGCCAAGCTGTCGGGCGGCACCGTCGTGGGCGCCGGCGCCCGTATCGAGGCGGGCGCCGTCGTACAGGGCTCCATCGTCCTGGCCGACGCCGTCATCGGCCCGGACGCCCAGGTCAACGCCAGCCTGATCGGCGCCCGCGCCGAGGTCGGCGCGCGCACCGTGCTGGACGGCACCGTCGTCGGTGACGGCGCCGTCGTCGGGGCCGACAACGAGCTGCGCACCGGGGCCCGCGTGTGGTGCGAGACCCAGCTGCCCGCCGCCGCGATCCGCTTCTCCTCGGACTCCTGA
- a CDS encoding membrane dipeptidase: MADLQDERPDAGHVPVGPGSLGAEDIPATTAFSALDRATALLSVHPVADGCNTLVWTLRQSPYHDIDTPDTGVDTDIPRLRAGGVGAQFWSLLTPHAAPAADQVVSDTLEQIDVALALMHRYPDSLCLALSADDLADARNRGRIASFLGPVPGRALIDSLGALRAFHALGVRILAPAGAPWAQEGLTAFGHEVVREANRLSVLLDLAGCSSAAACQLAGASKAPVIISNTAAAALNPHPGNVTDEVLLALHAANGLAMVTFDTARTGDSLHAVADHVEHVRAVAGPDCVGLGAAFGAEPGSPRPSGLTDPSGYPRLIAELLDRGWPESDLALLTWGNAQRVIRDAEFTARAAQHRRTSPS; encoded by the coding sequence ATGGCCGACCTGCAGGATGAACGACCCGACGCGGGCCACGTCCCCGTCGGCCCCGGCTCCCTCGGAGCCGAGGACATCCCCGCCACGACGGCGTTCAGCGCCCTCGACCGGGCCACCGCGCTGCTGTCCGTCCATCCCGTCGCGGACGGGTGCAACACCCTGGTCTGGACCCTGCGCCAGAGCCCGTACCACGACATCGACACCCCGGACACCGGGGTCGACACCGACATCCCCCGGCTGCGCGCCGGCGGGGTGGGGGCCCAGTTCTGGTCGCTGCTGACCCCGCACGCGGCGCCCGCCGCCGACCAGGTGGTCTCCGACACCCTCGAACAGATCGACGTGGCGCTGGCCCTGATGCACCGCTACCCCGACAGCCTCTGCCTCGCGCTGAGCGCCGACGACCTGGCGGACGCCCGCAACCGGGGCCGCATCGCCTCGTTCCTCGGACCCGTGCCCGGCCGCGCCCTCATCGACTCCCTGGGTGCGCTGCGGGCCTTCCACGCACTGGGCGTACGGATCCTCGCGCCCGCGGGAGCCCCCTGGGCGCAGGAGGGCCTCACGGCCTTCGGCCACGAGGTGGTCCGGGAGGCGAACCGGCTCTCGGTGCTGCTGGACCTGGCCGGCTGCTCGTCGGCGGCGGCCTGCCAGCTCGCGGGGGCCTCCAAGGCCCCGGTGATCATCTCGAACACGGCCGCGGCGGCGCTGAACCCGCACCCGGGGAACGTGACCGACGAGGTGCTGCTCGCGCTGCACGCGGCGAACGGCCTGGCCATGGTCACCTTCGACACCGCGCGGACCGGGGACTCCCTGCACGCGGTGGCGGACCACGTCGAGCACGTACGGGCCGTCGCGGGCCCGGACTGCGTCGGCCTCGGCGCCGCCTTCGGTGCGGAGCCGGGCAGCCCCCGCCCGTCCGGCCTGACCGACCCCTCGGGCTACCCGAGGCTGATCGCGGAACTGCTGGACCGGGGCTGGCCGGAATCCGACCTGGCCCTGCTGACCTGGGGCAACGCCCAACGGGTCATCCGCGACGCGGAATTCACCGCCCGCGCGGCCCAGCACCGCAGGACCAGCCCTTCCTGA
- a CDS encoding UDP-glucose/GDP-mannose dehydrogenase family protein, producing MAPLRITVIGTGYLGATHAAAMAELGFEVLGLDVVPEKIEMLASGRVPMYEPGLEELLAQHVAGLPGSTGRLRFTTSWEEVGAFGDVHFVCVNTPQKHGEYACDMSYVDSAIASLAPHLTRPVLVVGKSTVPVGSAERLAAKLAELAPAGADVELAWNPEFLREGFAVQDTLHPDRIVVGVQGERGEKLLREVYETPMSEGTPLVVTDFPTAELVKTAANSFLATKISFINAMAEVCEAAGGDVVKLAEAIGYDERIGAKFLRAGIGFGGGCLPKDIRAFMARAGELGADQALTFLREVDSINMRRRGHMVELAREAVGGSFLGKRVAVLGATFKPDSDDVRDSPALNVAGQIHLQGGQVTVYDPKGMDNARRVFPTLGYADSALEAARSAEVVLHLTEWREFRDLDPAELSGVVTDRLILDGRNALDPAVWRAAGWTYRAMGRPRA from the coding sequence ATGGCCCCCCTCAGGATCACAGTGATCGGCACCGGATACCTCGGCGCGACCCATGCCGCGGCGATGGCGGAGCTGGGGTTCGAGGTGCTGGGGCTGGACGTGGTGCCCGAGAAGATCGAGATGCTGGCCTCGGGCCGGGTGCCGATGTACGAGCCCGGGCTGGAGGAACTGCTGGCCCAGCACGTGGCCGGGCTGCCGGGCTCGACGGGACGGCTGCGGTTCACCACCTCCTGGGAGGAGGTCGGCGCGTTCGGCGACGTCCACTTCGTGTGCGTGAACACCCCGCAGAAGCACGGCGAGTACGCCTGCGACATGTCCTACGTCGACTCCGCGATCGCCTCGCTGGCCCCGCACCTGACCCGGCCGGTGCTGGTGGTCGGCAAGTCGACGGTGCCGGTGGGCTCGGCGGAGCGGCTCGCGGCGAAGCTCGCGGAGCTGGCTCCGGCGGGCGCGGACGTGGAGCTGGCCTGGAACCCGGAGTTCCTGCGGGAGGGCTTCGCCGTGCAGGACACCCTGCACCCGGACCGGATCGTGGTCGGCGTACAGGGCGAGCGCGGCGAGAAGCTGCTGCGGGAGGTGTACGAGACCCCCATGTCGGAGGGGACCCCGCTGGTCGTCACCGACTTTCCGACCGCCGAACTCGTCAAGACCGCCGCTAACTCCTTCCTCGCCACCAAGATCTCCTTCATCAACGCGATGGCGGAGGTGTGCGAGGCCGCCGGCGGTGACGTGGTCAAGCTGGCGGAGGCCATCGGCTACGACGAGCGGATCGGCGCGAAGTTCCTGCGGGCCGGGATCGGCTTCGGCGGCGGCTGCCTGCCCAAGGACATCCGGGCCTTCATGGCCCGCGCCGGTGAACTGGGGGCCGACCAGGCGCTGACCTTCCTGCGGGAGGTCGATTCCATCAACATGCGCCGGCGCGGGCACATGGTCGAGCTGGCCCGTGAGGCCGTGGGCGGGTCGTTCCTCGGCAAGCGGGTCGCCGTGCTCGGCGCCACCTTCAAGCCCGACTCGGACGACGTACGGGATTCGCCCGCCCTGAACGTGGCCGGACAGATCCACCTCCAGGGCGGGCAGGTCACCGTCTACGACCCCAAGGGCATGGACAACGCCCGGCGCGTCTTCCCGACGCTGGGGTACGCGGACTCCGCGCTGGAGGCGGCCCGGAGTGCGGAGGTCGTACTGCACCTGACCGAATGGCGCGAGTTCCGCGACCTCGACCCGGCGGAGCTGAGCGGCGTCGTCACCGACCGGCTGATCCTGGACGGCCGCAACGCGCTGGACCCTGCCGTGTGGCGTGCCGCCGGCTGGACCTACCGGGCGATGGGCCGCCCGCGCGCCTGA
- a CDS encoding acyl-CoA dehydrogenase family protein: MAGSADFDLYRPAEEHDMLRESVRSLAEAKILPFAAAVDEESRFPQEALDALVASDLHAVHVPETYGGAGADALATVIVIEEVARVCASSSLIPAVNKLGSLPVILSGSEELKAKYLGPLAKGDAMFSYALSEPDAGSDAAGMKTRAVRDGDFWVLNGVKRWITNAGVSEYYTVMAVTDPEKRSKGISAFVVEKGDEGVSFGAPEKKLGIKGSPTREVYLDNVRIPADRMIGAEGTGFATAMKTLDHTRITIAAQALGIAQGALDYAKGYVQERKQFGKPIGDFQGVQFMLADMAMKIEAARQLTYAAAARSERVSAGGAHEDLTFFGAAAKCFASDVAMEVTTDAVQLLGGYGYTRDYPVERMMRDAKITQIYEGTNQVQRIVMARNLP; the protein is encoded by the coding sequence TTGGCGGGTTCTGCCGACTTCGACCTGTACCGCCCGGCCGAGGAGCACGACATGCTCCGCGAGTCGGTCCGCTCGCTCGCCGAGGCGAAGATCCTGCCGTTCGCAGCCGCGGTCGACGAGGAGTCCCGCTTCCCGCAGGAGGCCCTGGACGCCCTGGTCGCCAGCGACCTGCACGCCGTCCACGTGCCCGAGACCTACGGCGGCGCCGGCGCCGACGCCCTCGCCACCGTGATCGTGATCGAGGAGGTGGCCCGCGTCTGCGCCTCCTCCTCCCTCATCCCGGCCGTCAACAAGCTCGGCTCGCTCCCGGTGATCCTGTCCGGCTCCGAGGAGCTCAAGGCCAAGTACCTCGGCCCGCTGGCCAAGGGCGACGCGATGTTCTCCTACGCGCTCTCCGAGCCGGACGCGGGCTCCGACGCCGCCGGCATGAAGACGCGCGCCGTACGCGACGGCGACTTCTGGGTCCTCAACGGCGTCAAGCGCTGGATCACCAACGCGGGCGTCTCCGAGTACTACACGGTCATGGCCGTGACCGACCCGGAGAAGCGCTCCAAGGGCATCAGCGCCTTCGTCGTGGAGAAGGGCGACGAGGGCGTCTCCTTCGGCGCCCCGGAGAAGAAGCTCGGCATCAAGGGCTCCCCGACGCGCGAGGTCTACCTCGACAACGTCCGGATCCCCGCCGACCGCATGATCGGCGCCGAGGGCACCGGATTCGCCACCGCGATGAAGACCCTCGACCACACCCGCATCACGATCGCCGCCCAGGCCCTCGGCATCGCGCAGGGCGCCCTGGACTACGCCAAGGGCTACGTCCAGGAGCGCAAGCAGTTCGGCAAGCCGATCGGCGACTTCCAGGGCGTGCAGTTCATGCTCGCGGACATGGCCATGAAGATCGAGGCCGCCCGCCAGCTGACCTACGCGGCGGCGGCCCGCTCGGAGCGCGTCTCCGCCGGCGGCGCCCACGAGGACCTCACCTTCTTCGGCGCCGCGGCCAAGTGCTTCGCCTCCGACGTGGCCATGGAGGTCACCACCGACGCGGTCCAACTCCTGGGCGGTTACGGCTACACCCGTGACTACCCGGTGGAGCGCATGATGCGCGATGCGAAAATCACACAGATTTACGAAGGTACGAACCAAGTCCAGCGGATCGTGATGGCGCGCAACCTGCCGTAA
- a CDS encoding LCP family protein encodes MRIAAGLSLAVLGCGAVGHAVMTGLDTGIQRVDPFKDMKNRPQAGHGLNFLLVGTDGREKIGPDEKREYRLGGAPCHCTDTIMLVHLSADRERASVISLPRDSYAQVPAHHDLVTGKAHKAHPLKLNAAYAEGGPGLTVRTVENMTRVKIDHYLEVDFTSFMKTVDAVGGVEICTAKTMRDPNTGLDLLPGTHRLSGGQALQYVRSRHVDGASDLGRMQRQQRFVAALIKQATNGGVLLNPVKFKQVSSTLLGSVRADKGFGSEQMLALGQAMRDFTPVSSEFASVPVGNPSYRAKGIGSTVKWDEPKAAKLFEALREDRPLAPARPGRPAGRPAAVPVDVPPQQIRVQVENGTRIDGLGGRVDAALRATGFDTTRAPGNGASREVKRTVITYDPRWDRSARTVSTALPGSELRAVAGQGRTVLVTAGADYRKVVPVRAEDPYQGQFGVVTGDQVVCGN; translated from the coding sequence GTGCGGATCGCGGCCGGGCTGTCGCTGGCGGTCCTGGGCTGCGGGGCCGTCGGGCACGCGGTGATGACCGGCCTGGACACCGGGATCCAGCGCGTGGACCCCTTCAAGGACATGAAGAACCGGCCGCAGGCCGGGCACGGGCTGAACTTCCTGCTGGTCGGCACCGACGGCCGGGAGAAGATCGGCCCGGACGAGAAGCGCGAGTACCGCCTCGGCGGAGCGCCCTGCCACTGCACCGACACGATCATGCTGGTGCACCTGTCGGCCGACCGGGAGCGCGCCAGCGTGATCAGCCTGCCCCGCGACAGCTACGCCCAGGTGCCCGCGCACCACGACCTGGTCACCGGCAAGGCGCACAAGGCCCACCCCCTGAAACTGAACGCGGCGTACGCCGAGGGCGGCCCCGGCCTGACGGTGCGGACCGTCGAGAACATGACCCGGGTGAAGATCGACCACTACCTGGAGGTCGACTTCACCAGCTTCATGAAGACGGTCGACGCGGTCGGCGGCGTGGAGATCTGCACCGCCAAGACCATGCGCGACCCCAACACCGGCCTCGACCTGCTGCCCGGCACCCACCGGCTCAGCGGCGGACAGGCCCTGCAGTACGTGCGCTCGCGCCATGTCGACGGCGCCTCCGACCTCGGGCGGATGCAGCGCCAGCAGCGGTTCGTCGCCGCCCTGATCAAACAGGCGACCAACGGCGGCGTACTGCTCAACCCCGTCAAGTTCAAGCAGGTCAGCTCCACCCTGCTCGGCTCCGTACGGGCCGACAAGGGCTTCGGCTCCGAGCAGATGCTCGCGCTCGGCCAGGCCATGCGGGACTTCACCCCGGTCTCCTCCGAATTCGCCTCGGTGCCCGTCGGCAATCCCTCGTACCGGGCCAAGGGCATCGGCTCCACCGTCAAATGGGACGAGCCGAAGGCCGCCAAGCTGTTCGAGGCCCTGCGGGAGGACCGGCCGCTGGCCCCGGCCCGGCCCGGCCGCCCGGCCGGGCGGCCCGCCGCGGTGCCCGTGGACGTGCCCCCGCAGCAGATCCGGGTCCAGGTCGAGAACGGGACGCGGATCGACGGGCTGGGCGGGCGGGTCGACGCGGCGCTGCGCGCCACCGGCTTCGACACCACCCGGGCCCCCGGCAACGGCGCCAGCCGCGAGGTCAAGCGCACGGTGATCACGTACGACCCCCGCTGGGACCGCTCGGCCCGGACGGTGTCGACCGCGCTGCCGGGCAGTGAGCTGCGGGCGGTGGCGGGCCAGGGGCGGACGGTGCTGGTGACCGCGGGCGCGGACTACCGCAAGGTGGTGCCGGTGCGGGCCGAGGACCCGTACCAGGGCCAGTTCGGCGTGGTCACCGGCGACCAGGTGGTCTGCGGGAACTAG
- a CDS encoding acyl-CoA thioesterase codes for MTQIAGELPGKPTSASRTTLSHIMTANDTNLLGTVHGGVIMKLVDDAAGAVAGRHSGGPAVTASMDEMAFLAPVRVGDLVHVKAQCNWTGRSSMEIGVRVLAERWNESTPATQVGSAYLVFAAVDAEGKPRTVPPVLPETEQDERRYQEAQIRRTHRLARRQAIMALREERAAQGFDD; via the coding sequence ATGACACAGATAGCGGGCGAGTTGCCGGGGAAGCCCACCTCGGCCTCCCGGACCACCCTCAGCCACATCATGACCGCCAACGACACCAACCTCCTCGGCACGGTGCACGGCGGCGTGATCATGAAGCTGGTGGACGACGCGGCCGGTGCCGTGGCCGGCCGCCACTCCGGCGGCCCGGCGGTCACCGCCTCCATGGACGAGATGGCCTTCCTCGCCCCCGTGCGCGTGGGCGACCTCGTCCATGTGAAGGCCCAGTGCAACTGGACCGGCCGCTCCTCCATGGAGATCGGCGTACGGGTCCTCGCGGAGCGGTGGAACGAGTCCACGCCCGCCACCCAGGTCGGCAGCGCCTACCTCGTCTTCGCGGCGGTGGACGCGGAGGGCAAGCCCCGTACGGTCCCGCCCGTGCTCCCCGAGACGGAGCAGGACGAGCGGCGCTACCAGGAGGCCCAGATCCGCCGCACCCACCGCCTCGCCCGCCGCCAGGCGATCATGGCGCTGCGCGAGGAGCGGGCGGCGCAGGGCTTCGACGACTGA